From the Sporocytophaga myxococcoides DSM 11118 genome, one window contains:
- a CDS encoding M43 family zinc metalloprotease encodes MNSSFFRQIIHQIFLKGIFYLSLLILPLGITLGQSSDSANSKPPACATDLLKRLKGESYQKKEDSINNLLYLDTFKKHKRAGQTYVIPVVFHIVHNGGPENISDSRVIKCLKDLNEAFSNTGAYAQTTGINTNIQFCLAVQDPDGNITSGITRTISPLTNINMENEDLYLKDLIRWPPQDYLNVWVINEINSLSSGPGVAGYAYFPSSHGGNEDGIVVEAKWTGTSTDYSKVLIHEAGHYLGCYHTFEGGCPNSNCLMDGDRVCDTPPDASTDYVTCGSTANTCNVDEDDTSPQNPFRSVALGGLGDQVDMTTNYMDYNDLACVNIFTQGQKDRMIPAISIIRKSLLQSKGCKSPCTSPITFSTSPLPETKVEVLAGQSLNFTNASQVNVTYDWDFGDGTTSSNTVSPSKIYSTPGTYKVICKATNSDPNCTTETFWDVIVKCPVESKFTSPAANIPSNTSLTFTNTSTGASSYRWFIDGIDAGATNDLTYNFNVNGAHFVQLVACSGLCCDTSDVTKVQVGNCKINHAGDVWCYGSWASVDFASGNPVASSKTSMNQSEGVASISDVNGKLLFYTNGQSVWAADHTLMPNGTGLNGSGLSSQSSIITPYPGAPNKYCIFTVHDWQEFNSDLSYSVVDMSLNGGKGSLVAAQKNITLQNNIAERVTAVYHKNCKDIWIISHEKNNDKFVAYLLTSSGINPVPVITSIGSMTAGGNRYGYLRVSHDSRKLCSTLGGSSSLPTVELFDFDNETGTVSSPVTLETSNSLSDAYSSEFSPDNRILYVTEYDGRGLYQYNLYAGNPGQIAASRLNISTTSTTKPSVQMGPDSKIYYVTYYGLGVINNPNALGMLSNATDDAVFHKSGTYGNLGLPNFIPGLFGNDISIAGPSSVCQNSIVTYEATSASCIGDVTWTYNGDGSIVKIDKTKITIDVGSTEGMQSLTAETPGECGIISYMLNIQVEKNSAPKINLGADTAVCGTIAFLLDAGNGFDTYYWSDGSTSPTLSVTKSGTYCVTVTNSQGCVSKDCITIKNLPPFSNLNIIDDQMLCNGNSVKLDAGPGYSSYKWSTGSTNRTVSATTAGKYWVNVITPDNCEISDTINITEMITPTLELGPDIGVCKGEVVELNAGPGFKNYKWQTSGYNSEKFTAYQEGKYWVTVTDTCGSHSDTVNITNNCPLPLNILYFNGTLSNHQIKVNYKVNDITSNSIIYIQKSKDGVRFSPINESFKFYNKSSNAEEKFYDTEEGYEFYQLVIKTPDNKYTFSKIIHITPLNSEATITVYPNPSDNTFNIQFNTTQETERIIQIHSIDGKLIKDEKINGNVLSLSIGAELSDGLYILSVIDNNSTIVRKLQKIKR; translated from the coding sequence ATGAACAGCTCATTTTTCAGACAAATTATTCACCAGATATTTTTAAAAGGTATCTTTTACCTGTCTTTACTTATACTTCCACTTGGGATTACTTTAGGTCAAAGTTCAGATTCAGCCAATAGCAAACCTCCTGCATGTGCAACGGATTTGTTAAAAAGGCTTAAAGGGGAATCTTATCAGAAGAAAGAAGATTCTATAAACAATCTGTTATATCTGGATACCTTCAAAAAGCATAAAAGGGCTGGTCAAACTTATGTTATTCCTGTTGTTTTTCACATAGTCCATAACGGAGGTCCGGAAAATATTTCAGACAGCAGGGTGATCAAATGCCTTAAAGATTTGAATGAAGCTTTTTCCAACACAGGAGCTTACGCACAAACAACCGGAATAAATACAAATATCCAATTTTGCCTGGCAGTTCAGGATCCTGATGGTAATATCACCTCCGGTATTACCCGAACGATTTCCCCACTCACAAATATCAATATGGAAAATGAGGATCTGTACCTGAAAGATCTTATCAGATGGCCTCCTCAAGATTACCTGAATGTGTGGGTTATCAATGAAATCAATTCATTATCATCCGGACCTGGAGTGGCAGGGTATGCGTATTTTCCTTCATCTCATGGAGGCAATGAAGACGGGATCGTAGTAGAGGCAAAGTGGACAGGCACATCAACTGATTATTCTAAAGTTCTGATTCATGAGGCTGGACATTACTTAGGATGTTATCATACATTCGAAGGTGGCTGTCCAAATTCTAATTGTCTTATGGATGGAGATCGTGTCTGCGATACACCTCCGGATGCATCTACAGACTATGTCACTTGCGGTTCCACAGCAAACACTTGTAATGTAGATGAAGACGACACATCCCCACAAAATCCATTTAGGTCTGTTGCTTTAGGTGGTTTGGGAGATCAGGTGGATATGACTACAAACTATATGGACTACAATGATCTGGCCTGTGTCAATATATTTACCCAGGGACAAAAAGACAGAATGATTCCTGCTATATCCATCATACGTAAAAGCCTGCTCCAATCTAAAGGATGCAAAAGCCCATGCACCTCTCCTATTACTTTTTCTACCTCACCTTTACCTGAAACAAAAGTAGAAGTGCTGGCAGGACAATCATTGAATTTCACAAATGCATCACAAGTCAATGTAACTTACGATTGGGACTTTGGTGATGGAACTACTTCGTCTAACACAGTTAGCCCTTCAAAAATATATTCTACACCTGGTACCTATAAAGTGATTTGTAAAGCTACCAACAGTGATCCCAATTGCACCACAGAAACATTTTGGGATGTCATTGTAAAGTGCCCTGTTGAATCAAAGTTTACAAGTCCTGCAGCCAATATACCTTCAAACACTTCTCTGACCTTTACTAATACAAGCACAGGGGCTTCAAGTTACAGGTGGTTCATTGATGGAATAGATGCTGGCGCTACCAATGACCTTACTTATAACTTTAATGTGAACGGAGCTCATTTTGTTCAGTTAGTAGCATGTAGTGGTCTTTGCTGTGATACTTCAGATGTAACCAAAGTGCAGGTGGGTAATTGTAAGATTAACCATGCTGGAGATGTCTGGTGTTATGGTTCTTGGGCAAGTGTAGATTTTGCAAGTGGTAATCCAGTAGCTTCAAGCAAGACATCTATGAATCAATCTGAAGGAGTCGCAAGTATTTCAGATGTTAATGGAAAACTCCTTTTTTATACAAATGGTCAAAGTGTTTGGGCTGCAGATCATACACTAATGCCAAATGGAACAGGCTTAAATGGTTCTGGGCTCTCTTCACAATCATCCATTATCACTCCTTATCCGGGAGCTCCAAATAAATACTGCATATTTACGGTGCATGACTGGCAAGAATTTAACTCTGACCTCAGCTACTCCGTTGTCGACATGTCATTGAATGGTGGAAAAGGAAGTCTTGTGGCCGCTCAGAAAAATATTACATTACAGAATAACATTGCAGAAAGGGTTACTGCCGTTTATCATAAAAACTGCAAAGACATCTGGATTATTTCGCATGAAAAGAACAATGACAAATTTGTCGCTTATCTCCTCACAAGTTCCGGCATAAATCCTGTTCCTGTGATTACCAGTATAGGATCTATGACTGCAGGAGGTAATCGATATGGTTATTTAAGAGTATCTCATGATAGCAGGAAACTATGCTCAACTCTTGGCGGAAGCTCCTCTCTTCCGACTGTAGAGCTTTTTGATTTTGACAATGAAACTGGAACCGTTAGCAGCCCAGTCACCCTTGAGACTTCTAATTCCCTGTCTGATGCTTACAGTTCTGAGTTTTCACCTGATAACAGAATTTTATATGTCACAGAATATGATGGAAGAGGTCTCTATCAATACAATTTATATGCTGGAAATCCTGGACAAATCGCGGCTAGCAGACTGAATATATCCACTACATCTACTACCAAACCAAGCGTGCAAATGGGACCAGACAGTAAAATATATTATGTAACGTATTATGGCCTCGGAGTAATTAATAATCCAAATGCTCTCGGGATGCTGAGCAATGCAACTGACGATGCTGTCTTTCATAAATCAGGAACTTACGGAAACCTTGGTCTTCCGAACTTTATTCCGGGTCTATTCGGAAACGACATTTCAATTGCAGGACCATCATCTGTTTGCCAGAACTCGATTGTCACTTATGAGGCAACTTCTGCTAGTTGTATTGGTGATGTTACCTGGACTTACAATGGAGACGGTTCAATTGTAAAGATAGATAAAACAAAAATCACCATAGATGTTGGCTCCACAGAAGGCATGCAATCACTAACTGCAGAAACTCCTGGTGAATGCGGTATAATTAGCTATATGCTTAATATCCAGGTAGAAAAAAACAGTGCTCCTAAAATAAATCTTGGTGCAGATACTGCAGTTTGTGGTACTATAGCTTTCTTACTTGATGCTGGCAATGGCTTTGACACCTATTATTGGTCAGATGGATCCACTAGTCCGACTCTATCCGTGACGAAGTCAGGAACATACTGTGTCACGGTAACTAATAGTCAGGGATGTGTTTCAAAAGATTGCATAACAATTAAGAACCTTCCGCCATTTTCAAACCTTAATATCATTGATGATCAGATGTTATGTAATGGAAATAGTGTGAAGCTTGATGCTGGTCCAGGATATAGTTCTTACAAGTGGAGTACTGGAAGCACCAATCGTACTGTTTCAGCTACGACCGCAGGTAAGTATTGGGTAAATGTAATAACACCCGACAATTGCGAAATAAGTGATACCATTAATATAACTGAAATGATCACACCTACCCTCGAACTGGGCCCGGATATAGGAGTTTGTAAGGGTGAGGTTGTTGAACTGAATGCAGGACCAGGTTTCAAAAACTATAAATGGCAAACGTCTGGTTATAATTCAGAGAAATTCACAGCATATCAGGAAGGGAAATATTGGGTAACAGTGACTGATACCTGCGGCTCACATTCAGATACGGTAAATATAACCAATAATTGTCCTTTACCGCTTAATATACTTTATTTTAACGGAACCCTTTCCAATCATCAGATTAAGGTCAATTATAAGGTGAATGACATTACTTCAAACTCAATTATATATATACAGAAGTCTAAAGATGGCGTTAGATTTAGCCCTATTAATGAGAGTTTTAAGTTCTATAATAAAAGTTCCAATGCAGAAGAAAAGTTTTATGATACGGAAGAAGGTTACGAATTCTATCAGCTTGTAATTAAAACACCTGATAATAAATACACT